The proteins below come from a single Chelmon rostratus isolate fCheRos1 chromosome 10, fCheRos1.pri, whole genome shotgun sequence genomic window:
- the hck gene encoding tyrosine-protein kinase HCK: MGCVGSKKEQEPLSKGMGHDELQNRAQTAHYVKDPTAGHSGNKASKMPSIGNSDGESIAMALYDYEAIHEGDLGFKKGDKVKILEESGEWWRAMLISTGQEGYIPSNYVAKDTLEAEEWFFKGVSRKDAERQLLAPGNKVGSYMIRDSETTKGSYSLSVRDIDVQSGDTVKHYKIRTLDNGGFYISPRNTFSTLQELVSHYKKQGDGLCQTLTNPCLSPKPEKPWEKDAWEIPRSSLKLERRLGAGQFGEVWMATYNKHTKVAVKTMKPGSMSVEAFMAEANLMKSLQHDKLVRLHAVVTKEEPIYIITEFMEKGSLLDFLKSDEGNRVQLPKLIDFSAQTAEGMAYIEQRNYIHRDLRAANILVNKALVCKIADFGLARIIEDNEYTAREGAKFPIKWTAPEAINYGSFTIKSDVWSFGILLTEIISYGRTPYPGMTNPEVIRSLEKGYRMQRLDSCPTELYEIMLECWKNKPEDRPTFDYLQSVLEDFYTATESQYQQQP; this comes from the exons ATGGGCTGCGTGGGCTCGAAGAAGGAGCAGGAGCCTCTCAGCAAAGGGATGGGACACGACGAGCTGCAGAACCGGGCACAGACAGCACACTATGTCAAAGACCCCACCGCAGGACACTCTGGGAACAAAGCT AGCAAAATGCCATCCATTGGAAACTCAGACG GAGAGAGCATTGCCATGGCACTATACGACTACGAGGCCATTCACGAGGGAGACCTCGGCTTCAAGAAGGGAGATAAGGTCAAAATCTTAGAGGA atCGGGGGAGTGGTGGAGAGCTATGTTAATCAGTACAGGTCAGGAAGGCTACATCCCCAGTAATTATGTAGCCAAAGATACTCTGGAGGCAGAGGA gtgGTTCTTCAAGGGTGTGAGCAGGAAAGATGCCGAGAGGCAGCTGCTGGCCCCTGGGAACAAAGTGGGATCCTACATGATCCGAGACAGTGAGACCACCAAGG GCAGctactctctgtctgtcagggaCATTGATGTCCAGTCCGGTGACACAGTTAAACATTATAAGATCCGTACGCTGGACAATGGAGGATTCTACATCTCTCCCCGCAACACATTCAGCACCCTGCAGGAGCTGGTCAGCCATTACAAGA AGCAGGGCGACGGCCTCTGCCAAACCCTGACCAACCCATGCTTGAGCCCCAAACCTGAGAAGCCGTGGGAGAAAGATGCTTGGGAAATCCCGAGATCATCACTGAAACTGGAAAGGAGGCTTGGTGCCGGCCAGTTTGGAGAAGTCTGGATGG cGACGTACAATAAGCACACAAAAGTAGCAGTGAAGACCATGAAGCCTGGCAGCATGTCAGTTGAAGCCTTCATGGCTGAGGCCAACCTGATGAAGAGTCTACAGCATGACAAACTGGTCCGACTCCATGCCGTGGTCACCAAGGAGGAGCCTATCTATATCATCACTGAGTTCATggaaaaag GTAGTTTATTAGACTTCCTAAAGAGTGATGAAGGCAACCGTGTGCAGCTGCCCAAGCTCATTGACTTCTCTGCCCAG ACTGCAGAGGGCATGGCCTACATTGAGCAGAGGAACTACATCCACAGGGACCTGAGAGCTGCCAACATCCTGGTCAATAAGGCTCTAGTGTGCAAAATTGCTGACTTTGGCCTCGCCCGTATCATTGAAGATAACGAGTACACAGCCAGGGAAG GAGCCAAGTTCCCCATCAAATGGACAGCCCCCGAGGCCATCAACTACGGCTCTTTCACCATCAAATCTGATGTGTGGTCCTTTGGCATCTTGCTGACTGAGATTATCAGCTATGGACGCACACCATACCCAG GGATGACAAACCCAGAAGTGATCCGTTCCCTGGAGAAGGGCTACCGAATGCAGCGCCTGGACAGCTGTCCCACCGAACTCTATGAAATCATGCTGGAGTGCTGGAAGAACAAGCCTGAGGACCGTCCCACCTTCGATTACCTGCAGAGTGTCCTGGAGGATTTCTACACAGCCACAGAGAGCCAGtatcagcagcagccatga